One Capsicum annuum cultivar UCD-10X-F1 chromosome 2, UCD10Xv1.1, whole genome shotgun sequence genomic window carries:
- the LOC107859041 gene encoding caffeoylshikimate esterase-like → MSHPIFQSNENSPYGNLTREEFYKQHKIMHKQSFMLNKQNMKIFTQSWQHESSNQLRGLVGMIHGYTSESSWLFELNAVAIAKAGFFVCAIDLQGHGYSEGSPGYIPSIQPLVQDCIQYFDAARADHPKLPAFLYGESLGGAIATLTCLRQKTVWNGLMLSGPMFGVSKKYKPVWPLEKLLPLAAFIAPTWRIVITKPPASISYKEGWKRKMVSKSPNRLASEKKPPAATALELLKVTEYVQRKSHELEVPLLILQGGDDKVCDPEAAKFVYESAGSKDKTMQIYPGMWHQLIGEPNETVELVFNTMISWLEVRADLSKI, encoded by the coding sequence ATGTCTCACCCAATTTTCCAATCTAATGAGAATAGCCCATATGGAAACTTGACAAGAGAAGAGTTTTACAAGCAACACAAAATCATGCACAAACAAAGTTTCATGTTAAACAAACAAAACATGAAGATATTCACACAATCTTGGCAGCATGAATCAAGTAATCAGTTAAGAGGCCTTGTGGGCATGATTCATGGTTATACGTCCGAAAGCAGCTGGCTTTTTGAGCTAAATGCAGTAGCCATAGCGAAAGCAGGATTTTTCGTCTGTGCTATTGACCTACAAGGTCATGGTTACTCAGAAGGCTCACCTGGTTACATACCAAGTATTCAACCTTTAGTCCAAGACTGCATACAGTACTTCGATGCTGCTCGTGCTGATCACCCAAAGCTTCCGGCTTTCCTGTATGGTGAGTCATTAGGTGGTGCAATTGCTACACTTACATGTCTAAGGCAAAAGACTGTATGGAATGGTCTGATGTTAAGTGGACCGATGTTTGGAGTGTCAAAGAAATACAAACCTGTTTGGCCACTGGAGAAGCTACTACCATTAGCCGCGTTCATAGCACCAACTTGGAGGATTGTGATCACCAAACCACCTGCATCTATATCATACAAGGAGGGGTGGAAGAGAAAGATGGTCTCAAAAAGTCCGAATCGCTTGGCTTCCGAGAAGAAGCCACCAGCTGCCACTGCATTAGAACTTCTGAAAGTCACTGAGTATGTACAAAGGAAATCTCATGAACTAGAAGTTCCTTTGCTGATTCTTCAAGGTGGGGATGATAAGGTATGTGATCCTGAAGCTGCTAAATTTGTGTATGAATCGGCAGGGAGTAAGGATAAGACTATGCAGATTTACCCAGGAATGTGGCATCAATTGATAGGTGAACCAAATGAAACTGTGGAGCTTGTTTTCAACACTATGATATCATGGCTTGAGGTGAGAGCAGACTTGTCAAAAATCTAA
- the LOC107859043 gene encoding WPP domain-associated protein codes for MMGSSEVLENGAVVRNGNGLKSSGQDDLEGLTNGGFEQMVNGAKENENLGDEILEDFDTYWEDVNDRLMVSRMVSDSVIKGIVSAVEQEAAERLVAKEMELANLKEYLQIHDGGLGKTEFESLGSPIFRKHMTLSDAFMEHDKMGDYLDGLRSLAKDEFKKLKKSIDELRGSNSIRNRSSCSEMEGIQQEKESGIWGQLDKTLDNLRTTVDTNFKRMDVMLQVSKTSLGQWQEEHLIKVELEAMVMRSVIQTVQEEFEYKLWDQYAKLCGDRNEKLNAISSLRTELDAVLKSLSSSENGHVTPHGSHDADFFTRRTSGEYVTSSKSVWDGNEMLEDSKTDIPENFDAVSLKHMSKDEIVTYFNNIMTKMKRHHESILQKKTDEYFHLRAEYLNLRGGSVVPHKKDKGESDILRKKIREIIFKLDDILVENEKHPAFTQEILSFGNLKDRLDNLLSENHQLRDLLKDKKNEVKFLLFQVSDASEKRLQHSLAEAEMQKQIGDLNLALEESQIEASAREDVYTCFLRDLSGGARNEAEELNLGFDMLNESNDTNAESTRKIEVDDLEIECLIMQEICGVISGEGIKEAKDMLKELYREHLNEKEIQISLDTKVIEMENKLKFAVEEEDRLKTLVYEKEKLATDASTALAKERNQFDQVRQELNAVKEFACQQQALASGCSEELNEVKGQLAEALEQIEELKEKASHLNRSLEEKAEELKEANHRENMILTISEERQTLLSSLEAKEIELRKQVETIIGNINESSKMLADFECRVTGRLKTNNARFEHSYSQLDSLVKKANLLRRTTLLYQQRLEKRCSDLQLAEAEVDLLGDEVDTLLSLLEKIYIALDHYSPVLQHYPGIMEILKVIKRELTGESTKLVKLSPA; via the exons ATGATGGGCAGTTCAGAGGTGTTAGAGAATGGAGCGGTGGTGAGAAATGGGAATGGTCTAAAATCAAGTGGTCAGGATGACCTTGAGGGACTGACGAATGGTGGGTTTGAGCAAATGGTTAATGGTGCAAAGGAAAATGAGAATTTGGGTGATGAGATTTTGGAGGATTTTGATACATACTGGGAAGATGTTAATGACCGCTTAATGGTATCAAGGATGGTAAGTGACTCAGTGATTAAGGGGATAGTGAGTGCGGTGGAACAAGAGGCAGCTGAGAGACTAGTGGCTAAGGAAATGGAATTAGCCAACTTGAAGGAGTATTTGCAAATTCATGACGGGGGTCTTGGCAAAACTGAATTTGAATCTCTTGGGTCACCCATTTTTCGaaaacatatgactttatctgatGCTTTTATGGAGCATGACAAGATGGGGGACTATCTTGATGGGCTAAGAAGTTTGGCAAAAGATGAATTCAAGAAGTTAAAGAAGAGTATTGATGAGCTTAGAGGATCCAATTCTATTAGGAACAGGAGCTCTTGCTCTGAGATGGAAGGTATTCAACAGGAGAAAGAATCGGGAATTTGGGGTCAGTTGGACAAAACACTAGATAACTTGAGAACGACGGTGGATACCAACTTTAAACGAATGGATGTTATGCTACAGGTGTCCAAGACATCACTTGGTCAGTGGCAGGAGGAGCATCTAATCAAAGTGGAACTTGAGGCCATGGTAATGCGTAGTGTAATTCAAACTGTGCAAGAAGAATTTGAGTACAAATTGTGGGACCAGTATGCTAAGTTGTGCGGTGACCGAAATGAGAAGTTGAATGCCATCTCTAGTTTACGGACTGAGTTGGATGCTGTTTTGAAATCATTGTCAAGTTCAGAAAATGGGCATGTGACTCCCCATGGATCGCATGATGCAGATTTCTTTACACGCAGGACATCCGGTGAGTATGTGACTTCTTCAAAATCTGTTTGGGATGGAAATGAAATGCTGGAGGATTCTAAGACTGATATACCTGAGAACTTTGATGCTGTCTCGCTGAAGCACATGTCAAAAGATGAAATTGTCAcctattttaataatataatgaCAAAGATGAAGAGACACCATGAGTCCATTCTGCAAAAGAAAACCGATGAATATTTTCATCTAAGAGCAGAGTATCTTAATCTTAGAGGAGGCTCTGTTGTGCCACATAAAAAGGATAAGGGTGAATCTGACATTCTAAGGAAGAAGATTCGGGAAAttatattcaaattggatgataTTCTAGTAGAGAATGAAAAACATCCTGCATTTACCCAAGAGATTCTAAGTTTTGGTAACTTGAAGGATAGACTTGATAACCTTCTTTCTGAAAATCACCAGCTTAGGGACTTGCTTAAAGACAAGAAAAATGAAGTCAAATTCCTTTTGTTCCAAGTTTCTGATGCCAGTGAGAAGAGGCTGCAACATTCGTTGGCAGAAGCAGAAATGCAAAAACAGATCGGAGATCTCAATTTAGCCCTGGAAGAGTCACAGATAGAAGCTTCTGCAAGGGAAGACGTGTATACCTGTTTTCTAAGGGATCTCAGTGGCGGGGCACGAAATGAAGCTGAGGAATTAAACTTGGGATTTGATATGCTTAATGAAAGTAATGATACTAATGCTGAAAGTActagaaaaatagaagttgacGATTTAGAGATAGAGTGCCTGATTATGCAAGAAATTTGTGGAGTGATTTCTGGTGAAGGCATCAAGGAGGCTAAAGACATGCTTAAGGAACTGTATCGGGAGCATTTGAATGAAAAGGAAATTCAAATTTCTCTTGACACAAAAGTTATTGAGATGGAAAACAAACTAAAATTTGCAGTTGAAGAAGAGGACAGACTGAAGACATTAGTGTATGAAAAGGAGAAGTTAGCAACAGATGCATCAACTGCTCTAGCAAAAGAGAGAAATCAATTTGACCAGGTGCGTCAAGAGTTGAATGCTGTGAAAGAATTTGCATGTCAGCAACAAGCATTAGCTTCTGGTTGCAGCGAAGAACTAAATGAAGTAAAAGGCCAGTTGGCAGAAGCATTGGAGCAGAttgaagaattgaaagagaagGCATCCCATTTAAATAGAAGTCTTGAGGAGAAAGCGGAGGAGTTAAAAGAAGCTAATCACAGGGAAAATATGATCCTTACTATTTCTGAAGAGAGGCAAACACTTTTGTCCTCGCTTGAAGCAAAGGAAATAGAGCTAAGAAAGCAGGTGGAAACAATAATTGGTAATATAAATGAATCATCAAAGATGCTTGCTGATTTTGAATGCAGGGTGACAGGAAGGTTGAAAACAAATAATGCGAG ATTTGAGCATTCATATTCTCAATTGGATTCGCTTGTTAAGAAGGCCAATTTGCTTAGAAGAACTACGCTACTGTACCAACAAAGGCTTGAAAAAAGATGTTCAGACCTTCAATTGGCCGAGGCTGAG GTTGATCTTTTGGGAGATGAGGTGGATACACTTTTAAGCCTACTTGAGAAGATTTACATAGCACTTGATCATTACTCGCCAGTTTTACAACATTATCCTGGG ATTATGGAGATTCTTAAGGTGATCAAAAGGGAATTAACTGGAGAGTCTACCAAGCTAGTAAAATTGTCTCCTGCTTAA
- the LOC107859040 gene encoding 2-succinylbenzoate--CoA ligase, chloroplastic/peroxisomal, giving the protein MANYSKAHICQCLNRLLTVRRSSTVMIMGERKKTGMEFVEGVLGLAHGLIHLGLKPGDVVAISALNSDLYLEWLLAVACVGGITAPFNYRWSLEEARAALQVAKPAILVRDANCNSWNFESFANSVPSLRWQVLMDTPTEVNNTKIGLTTEQLERSCNRHLTADYQWAPQEVAMICFTSGTTGRPKGVTISHSALVVQSLAKIAIVGYGEDDVYLHTAPLCHIGGISSALAMFMAGGCHILLPKFEAKLAVESIDKHNVTSFITVPAMMADLISFYRTNHTSLESKSVKKVLNGAGSLSSDLIKNAIEIFPRAKLLSAYGMTEACSSLTFMTLYDPVRESFSRHSYANSSNLAHKPDGICVGKPAPHIEIRIAGDDSSCIGRILTRGPHVMLGYWGQMPGNNSSSTGECWLDTGDIGHIDDCGNIWLIGRLKGRIKSGGENVYPEEVEAVLLQHPGISASVVIGLPDSRLTEMVVACVRLKDNWQWTDSSSNYPVNKNEHRLSSTVLQNFCRVKDLTGFKIPKNFVVWKNQFPVTTTGKLRRDQVRAELMSYRQLPPSRL; this is encoded by the exons ATGGCTAATTACTCTAAGGCTCATATTTGCCAGTGCTTGAACCGGCTGTTGACGGTTCGCCGGAGCTCAACGGTGATGATAATGGGAGAGAGGAAGAAGACCGGCATGGAATTTGTTGAGGGAGTTTTGGGCCTGGCCCATGGGCTTATTCACTTGGGCCTTAAGCCCGGTGATGTCGTCGCCATTTCCGCTCTTAACAG TGATCTGTATTTGGAGTGGTTACTGGCAGTTGCGTGTGTAGGAGGAATTACTGCACCTTTCAATTACCGTTGG AGCCTGGAAGAAGCAAGAGCAGCTCTTCAAGTAGCAAAGCCAGCGATATTGGTCCGCGATGCAAACTGTAATTCCTGGAACTTCGAGTCCTTTGCCAATTCTGTTCCTTCTCTGAGGTGGCAAGTCTTAATGGATACTCCTACTGAAGTTAATAACACTAAGATTG GATTAACTACTGAACAGCTGGAAAGAAGTTGCAACAGGCATTTAACAGCAGACTACCAATGGGCACCTCAGGAAGTAGCTATGATATGCTTTACCTCAG GAACCACAGGGAGGCCAAAGGGAGTTACTATAAGCCACTCAGCTTTGGTGGTGCAATCCCTTGCAAAAATTGCAATTGTTGGTTACGGTGAGGATGAT GTGTATTTACACACTGCACCACTGTGCCACATTGGTGGTATATCATCAGCCTTGGCCATGTTCATGGCAGGAGGTTGTCATATTTTACTACCAAAGTTTGAAGCTAAATTGGCTGTTGAATCCATAGACAAGCATAACGTCACTTCTTTTATTACAGTTCCAGCTATGATGGCTGATCTAATCTCTTTTTATAG GACAAATCACACATCGCTAGAGTCCAAATCTGTGAAGAAGGTTCTTAATGGAGCTGGCAGTCTTTCATCTGATCTCATCAAAAATGCGATTGAGATATTCCCGAGGGCTAAACTTCTTTCAGCTTACG GAATGACCGAGGCATGTTCTTCTCTGACTTTCATGACTCTTTATGATCCGGTAAGAGAGAGTTTTAGCCGGCATTCTTATGCCAACAGCTCCAATTTAGCACATAAACCAGATGGTATCTGTGTTGGAAAGCCTGCTCCACATATTGAAATAAGGATCGCTGGGGACGATTCGTCTTGTATAGGGAGGATTTTGACACGAGGTCCACATGTAATGCTCGGATACTGGGGTCAAATGCCAGGCAATAATTCTTCTTCAACTGGTGAATGTTGGCTTGACACTGGTGATATAGGGCATATAGATGATTGTGGAAATATCTGGCTCATTGGGCGCTTGAAGGGTCGAATAAAAAGTGGGGGCGAAAATGTTTATCCTGAAGAG GTGGAAGCTGTCTTATTGCAACATCCAGGGATTTCTGCCAGTGTTGTTATTGGGCTTCCTGACTCTCGCTTAACTGAGATGGTCGTTGCCTGTGTTAGGCTGAAAGACAATTGGCAGTGGACTGATTCAAGCTCTAATTATCCAGTTAACAAAAATGAGCATCGTTTGTCCAGTACTGTCCTCCAGAACTTCTGTAGAGTGAAAGATTTGACAgg GTTCAAAATACCCAAGAATTTTGTGGTGTGGAAAAATCAATTTCCAGTTACAACAACAGGGAAATTAAGAAGAGATCAAGTGAGAGCAGAACTTATGTCTTATAGGCAGTTACCGCCCAGCAGACTATGA